Proteins from a single region of Syngnathus scovelli strain Florida chromosome 7, RoL_Ssco_1.2, whole genome shotgun sequence:
- the wdr74 gene encoding WD repeat-containing protein 74 — MGESSRPCTVWLGSETGILKGVSVSRRQAFNFCNSSQLSRQHEVRTLCWADAAESELLVGAVDGTVKTFSVEKGEFTNFRSCADPAEGSFVGMAVVDGGSTLVTCVDSGVLKVWRDESSEPATEIRVGSDVARMRQNTEHPHKVATGGKDNCLKVWDLEKPDKPVFTAKNLRNDWLNLQQPHWVKDMAFIPGSDKVVTCTGYHQIHVYDPSTPQRRPVMEATYEEYPLTSLSLPATGGSVVVGNTHGQIAVLDLRKGLVRGCFKGLCGSVRSLQCHASQPLVASCGLDRFLRIHSLEDRRVLHKVYLKSRLNCLLLASRSLEDLDDAGDAGQEVKEEDNDVDEVWDAMEQVEEQEENLKRKTSEEEGDNSKRKALEDENSKSATFEEERENPEKETPEEAEQPKKKRKRKKAQA; from the exons ATGGGTGAAAGCAGTCGGCCATGCACCGTGTGGCTGGGCTCGGAAACGGGCATTCTGAAAGGCGTCAGTGTGTCCCGCAGACAAGCCTTCAACTTCTGCAACAGCTCACAGCTGAGCCGCCAGCACGAGGTCCGGACACTGTGCTGGGCCGACGCGGCCGAGAGCGAGCTCCTGGTCGGCGCCGTAGACGGAACCGTCAAGACATTCAGCGTGGAAAAGGGAGAATTTACCAACTTCCGTAGCTGCGCTGATCCCGCCGAGGGCTCCTTCGTCGGGATGGCGGTTGTGGACGGTGGCTCAACCCTGGTGACGTGCGTGGATAGTGGCGTGCTCAAAGTATGGAGAGACGAAAGCTCCGAGCCCGCCACGGAGATCCGCGTAGGGAGCGACGTGGCCCGGATGAGACAGAACACAGAGCACCCGCACAAGGTGGCCACCGGCGGGAAGGACAATTGTCTCAAAGTGTGGGACCTCGAGAAGCCCGACAAGCCCGTTTTCACCGCTAAGAACCTGCGGAACGACTGGCTGAATCTACAGCAGCCGCACTGGGTCAAAGACATGGCCTTCATACCAGGATCCGATAAGGTGGTCACCTGCACGGGATACCACCAG ATCCACGTGTACGACCCCTCCACACCCCAACGTCGTCCGGTCATGGAGGCCACCTACGAGGAGTATCCACTGACGTCATTGTCTCTTCCTGCCACCGGAGGTTCGGTGGTCGTCGGGAACACGCACGGTCAGATCGCTGTGCTGGACTTGCGAAAAGGCCTGGTGCGGGGATGCTTCAAGGGTCTCTGCGGGAGCGTGCGGAGTCTGCAGTGCCACGCCTCGCAACCCCTGGTGGCATCTTGCGGCCTGGACCGCTTCTTGCGGATCCACAGCCTGGAGGACCGGCGGGTGCTGCACAAGGTTTACCTAAAATCCCGCCTCAACTGCCTCCTGCTCGCCAGCCGAAGCTTGGAGGATTTGGACGACGCCGGGGACGCCGGGCAGGAGGTTAAGGAGGAGGACAACGATGTGGACGAAGTATGGGATGCCATGGAGCAAGTGGAGGAGCAAGAGGAGAATCTCAAGAGGAAAACATCCGAGGAGGAAGGTGACAACTCCAAGAGGAAAGCATTAGAGGATGAGAATTCCAAGAGTGCAACTTTTGAGGAGGAAAGAGAGAATCCTGAGAAGGAAACACCAGAGGAAGCGGAACAGCcgaagaagaaaaggaaaagaaagaaagctcaAGCCTGA
- the zgc:162872 gene encoding BAR_ACAPs and ArfGap_ACAP domain-containing protein codes for MDALLDFSECVSDSPAFRLNLDQFEEDVFLLQTQLDKVMRLCGKMVEAGQAYNTANQMFLAGLSELFTRHKEDSVIANCLSQFKEGLQELLTFHAMLLDQSQRAISHQLSSLCKQFLPQLAETRDEFVRIGDDLDTAALKNAQVSRHKTAEAERASHLLIATRKCYQHFALDYCLQLNTFKTQQKVDILNSVFSLVNAQLTYFHQGFDLLRDLEPAMKVMATQLCERSDECASKRKELEHNHLLVQQRDASGETLFRLCVGNDDIIQGYLFKQSRRKSKTWKRCWFSIRDNQLIYRKSHKDASMLLFEDLRLCAIKSLDDLDRRFCFQLMSVHKCCALQADSEHVRLAWMGALQGSIDLAYRERGQAAPAQPQEPHPLSGGDNAAANQKTAVLAAALQGAGNRRCCDCGEEEPRWAAVNLGITVCIQCSGIHRSLGVHVSKVRSLTLDSWEAEQLKLLCVLGNDAINNIYEAQCHDRIKPTTESPHAEKEAWIRDKYVEKAFVRRNDGAMHHDDVEASPLSHLYRAAVAGDLVALVAALAQGAPVNGSLAQEEGRTALIGAAQGGSLLASEFLLQNGANVNHRDRRGQGALHAAATAGHTGQVCLLLKRGANQYAVDESGRDPLAIAVETAHADIVTLLRMARMNEEMRDSEGAFGATGDDQTFQDIFRDFSNMASHDPEKLARRTFSRDGNDGNP; via the exons ATGGACGCGTTGCTGGACTTCTCTGAGTGCGTCTCGGATTCTCCTGCCTTCAG gcTGAACCTGGATCAGTTTGAGGAGGATGTGTTTCTTCTACAGACACAACTAGACAAG GTCATGAGGTTGTGCGGCAAGATGGTGGAGGCGGGACAAGCGTATAACACAGCCAATCAGATGTTCCTCGCCGGCCTGTCCGAGCTTTTCACACGACACAAGGAGGACAGTGTGATTGCG AACTGCCTGAGCCAATTCAAGGAAGGCCTGCAGGAGCTGCTCACTTTCCACGCT ATGTTGCTTGATCAGAGCCAGCGAGCCATCAgtcatcagctcagcagcctgtgcaagCA attCCTGCCTCAGCTGGCAGAAACGCGCGATGAGTTTGTGCGTATCGGTGACGATCTGGACACGGCAGCTCTGAAGAACGCTCAGGTGTCTCGACACAAGACTGCCGAGGCCGAAAGAGCGAGTCACCTGCTCATCGCCACACGAAAATGCTATCAGCACTTCGCCCTGGATTACTGTCTGCAG CTCAACACGTTCAAGACTCAGCAGAAGGTGGACATTTTGAACTCG GTGTTCTCCTTGGTCAACGCTCAGCTGACGTACTTTCATCAAGGCTTTGACCTGCTCAGAGACCTTGAGCCCGCCATGAAGGTCATGGCCACGCAG TTGTGTGAGCGGTCAGACGAGTGTGCGAGTAAAAGGAAAGAGCTGGAGCATAATCATTTGCTGGTTCAGCAACGA gaTGCCTCCGGAGAGACGCTATTCCGATTGTGTGTTGGGAATGATGACATCATTCAAGGTTACCTCTTCAAACAATCCAGAAGGAAGTCGAAAACGTGGAAGAG ATGCTGGTTCTCCATCAGGGACAACCAACTCATCTACAGGAAGTCACACAAA GACGCGTCTATGCTTCTTTTTGAGGACCTGCGATTATGCGCCATCAAGTCTTTGGACGACCTGGACCGACGATTCTGCTTCCAGCTGATGTCTGTTCACAA GTGTTGTGCCCTTCAGGCCGACTCTGAGCACGTGAGGCTGGCGTGGATGGGAGCGTTACAAGGCAGCATCGATCTGGCGTACCGAGAGCGAGGCCAAGCCGCTCCCGCGCAG CCTCAGGAGCCTCACCCGTTGAGCGGCGGTGACAACGCTGCGGCCAATCAGAAGACGGCGGTGCTGGCCGCGGCTCTGCAGGGCGCTGGAAATCGCCGTTGCTGCGACTGCGGCGAGGAGGAACCGCGATGGGCGGCCGTCAATTTGGGCATCACCGTGTGCATTCAGTGCTCTGGAATTCaccg gaGTCTTGGCGTCCACGTGTCCAAGGTGCGCTCGCTCACGCTGGACTCATGGGAAGCGGAGCAACTCAAG CTGCTGTGCGTCCTGGGAAACGACGCCATTAACAATATTTACGAGGCGCAGTGTCACGACAGAATCAAACCCACTACGGAGAGTCCGCA TGCTGAGAAGGAGGCCTGGATACGAGACAAGTATGTGGAGAAGGCTTTTGTGAGGCGGAATGATGGCGCAA TGCATCATGACGACGTCGAGGCTTCGCCACTGTCGCATCTCTACCGGGCGGCGGTGGCTGGAGACCTGGTCGCCTTGGTGGCGGCGCTGGCCCAGGGGGCGCCGGTAAACGGGAGTTTAGCACAGGAGGAAGGACGCACTGCCCTCATCGGGGCGGCGCAAGGG GGGTCACTGTTGGCGTCCGAGTTCCTGCTGCAGAACGGCGCCAACGTTAACCACAGAGACCGAAGAGGGCAAGGAGCTCTCCACGCAGCAGCCACTGCCGGACACACCGG GCAAGTGTGTCTGCTGCTGAAGCGAGGAGCTAACCAGTATGCGGTGGATGAGAGCGGACGCGACCCACTAGCCATCGCCGTGGAGACGGCGCACGCGGACATCGTCACGCT gcTACGCATGGCCCGAATGAACGAGGAAATGCGAGATTCCGAAGGAGCGTTCGGAGCTACGG GAGacgaccaaacgtttcaggacaTTTTCCGAGACTTCAGCAACATGGCGTCGCACGATCCGGAGAAGCTGGCCAGACGAACGTTCAGCCGCGATGGAAATGATGGGAACCCGTGA
- the ilkap gene encoding integrin-linked kinase-associated serine/threonine phosphatase 2C isoform X1, protein MDLFDDLPEPTQTGPGSAAVAVSPRSAKNINEEEKSTKRKRQDEECDVPSKAEEEEVKKVCREGLPMLRGFVAARRGEREEMQDAHVLLPDMSSCLSPLPAQISGASYFAVFDGHGGTRASRFAAEHLHHILAKNFPRVESENLDKLIKKCLVDTFRQTDEDFLKKASSQKPAWKDGSTATCMLVLDDMVYVANLGDSKAVMCRMEEEEGDAPEGRQRRPTTLALSREHNPIIYEERMRIQRAGGTVREGRVLGVLEVSRSIGDGQYKRCGVISTPDLRRCQLTANDRFIILACDGLFKVFSADEAVRFVLDVLQDSKVTDKEEQYEAACQQLASEAVRRGCADNVTVILVSIDF, encoded by the exons ATGGATCTATTTGACGATCTACCAGAGCCCACTCAGACCG GACCTGGCTCGGCCGCCGTTGCAGTCTCGCCTAGATCGGCCAAAAACATCAACGAGGAGGAGAAGAGCACCAAACGAAAACGACAGGATGAAGAATGTGATGTGCCTTCAAAagcagaagaggaggaggtcaaGAAAGTTTGTAGAGAAG GTCTCCCAATGTTGCGAGGCTTCGTGGCCGCGAGGCGTGGTGAGCGTGAagaaatgcaggatgctcacgtTCTACTTCCCGACATGAGCAGCTGTTTATCGCCACTGCCAGCGCAAAT TTCCGGGGCATCTTACTTTGCCGTTTTTGATGGCCATGGTGGCACTCGGGCATCACGATTTGCAGCCGAACATCTTCACCACATTTTGGCAAAAAACTTTCCCCGAG TTGAGAGTGAGAACTTGGACAAGCTGATTAAAAAATGCCTGGTGGACACTTTCCGTCAGACGGACGAGGACTTTCTGAAGAAAGCATCCAGCCA AAAACCAGCATGGAAAGATGGTTCCACGGCAACCTGCATGCTAGTGCTGGATGACATGGTCTACGTGGCCAACCTGGGAGACAGCAAG GCGGTGATGTGTcgcatggaggaggaggagggagacgCCCCCGAGGGGCGGCAGAGGAGGCCGACCACGCTGGCGCTCAGTCGAGAACACAACCCCATCATCTACGAGGAGAGGATGAGGATCCAGAGAGCCGGAGGAACCGTCAG GGAGGGGCGTGTGCTTGGTGTTCTGGAGGTGTCGCGTTCCATCGGAGATGGTCAGTACAAGCGATGCGGCGTTATTTCCACCCCAGACCTCAGAAGGTGTCAGCTGACGGCCAATGACAG GTTCATCATCCTGGCCTGTGACGGCTTGTTCAAAGTGTTTTCCGCAGATGAAGCTGTCAGATttgtccttgatgtccttcag GACAGTAAGGTGACAGACAAGGAGGAGCAGTATGAAGCGGCCTGCCAACAGCTGGCCAGCGAGGCGGTGCGACGGGGCTGCGCTGATAATGTCACCGTCATCTTGGTTTCTATTGATTTCTGA
- the ilkap gene encoding integrin-linked kinase-associated serine/threonine phosphatase 2C isoform X2, protein MLRGFVAARRGEREEMQDAHVLLPDMSSCLSPLPAQISGASYFAVFDGHGGTRASRFAAEHLHHILAKNFPRVESENLDKLIKKCLVDTFRQTDEDFLKKASSQKPAWKDGSTATCMLVLDDMVYVANLGDSKAVMCRMEEEEGDAPEGRQRRPTTLALSREHNPIIYEERMRIQRAGGTVREGRVLGVLEVSRSIGDGQYKRCGVISTPDLRRCQLTANDRFIILACDGLFKVFSADEAVRFVLDVLQDSKVTDKEEQYEAACQQLASEAVRRGCADNVTVILVSIDF, encoded by the exons ATGTTGCGAGGCTTCGTGGCCGCGAGGCGTGGTGAGCGTGAagaaatgcaggatgctcacgtTCTACTTCCCGACATGAGCAGCTGTTTATCGCCACTGCCAGCGCAAAT TTCCGGGGCATCTTACTTTGCCGTTTTTGATGGCCATGGTGGCACTCGGGCATCACGATTTGCAGCCGAACATCTTCACCACATTTTGGCAAAAAACTTTCCCCGAG TTGAGAGTGAGAACTTGGACAAGCTGATTAAAAAATGCCTGGTGGACACTTTCCGTCAGACGGACGAGGACTTTCTGAAGAAAGCATCCAGCCA AAAACCAGCATGGAAAGATGGTTCCACGGCAACCTGCATGCTAGTGCTGGATGACATGGTCTACGTGGCCAACCTGGGAGACAGCAAG GCGGTGATGTGTcgcatggaggaggaggagggagacgCCCCCGAGGGGCGGCAGAGGAGGCCGACCACGCTGGCGCTCAGTCGAGAACACAACCCCATCATCTACGAGGAGAGGATGAGGATCCAGAGAGCCGGAGGAACCGTCAG GGAGGGGCGTGTGCTTGGTGTTCTGGAGGTGTCGCGTTCCATCGGAGATGGTCAGTACAAGCGATGCGGCGTTATTTCCACCCCAGACCTCAGAAGGTGTCAGCTGACGGCCAATGACAG GTTCATCATCCTGGCCTGTGACGGCTTGTTCAAAGTGTTTTCCGCAGATGAAGCTGTCAGATttgtccttgatgtccttcag GACAGTAAGGTGACAGACAAGGAGGAGCAGTATGAAGCGGCCTGCCAACAGCTGGCCAGCGAGGCGGTGCGACGGGGCTGCGCTGATAATGTCACCGTCATCTTGGTTTCTATTGATTTCTGA
- the tyw1 gene encoding S-adenosyl-L-methionine-dependent tRNA 4-demethylwyosine synthase TYW1, translating into MCSAKAFAAMHGFILIAILFGSCATTSNTKVPQSSHSAFENYATYIWHNRLYLYVAAALTFALCFLLKILLKKKSFSEDVSRLVQEALKKDDHCDERAAVHVSGVKIFFGSQTGTAQSFAKELSADVRSLDLATEVIDMKEYDPDDRLADECGSKCVCVFLVATYTDGQPTENAEWFCKWLEEASTDFRYGKTYLKGLRYAVFGLGNSLYATHYNTVGKNVDKWLWMLSASRILTRAEGDCNVAKSVHGNIQADFQAWKLKFLKRLRVLCQGDDDKCCGKRKEGASCIKTDVQEVEEEMKPDLDNYCEEEPMESSSDEDDSSSSPSVLDVEDLGSLMSSVKQSQTPSSDGRVAKRSRKVANKSQEEKEERREMITPALREALSKQGYKLIGSHSGVKLCRWTKSMLRGRGGCYKHTFYGIQSHRCMETTPSLACANKCVFCWRHHTNPVGTEWRWKMDPAEKILQEALDKHQNMIRQFRGVPGVKSDRYEEGLTVQHCALSLVGEPIMYPEINRFVRLLHSQRISSFLVTNAQFPEEIRSLEPVTQLYVSVDASTKESLKKIDRPLFKDFWTRFLDSLKALAEKRQRTVYRLTLVKAWNVEEMTAYSELVALGQPDFIEVKGVTYCGESSASSLTMANVPWHQEVVTFVQQLVDMLTGYEIACEHEHSNCLLIAHNKFKVDGKWHTWIDYDRFQDLAKAHQESGGLEAFSSSDYVARTPDWALFGASQQGFDPAETRFQRRNKGKDVSGC; encoded by the exons ATGTGTTCAGCTAAAGCGTTTGCTGCCATGCACGGATTTATCCTCATCGCCATCCTTTTCGGAAGTTGTGCGACTACGTCTAACACCAAAG TACCGCAGTCTTCTCACAGTGCCTTCGAAAACTACGCCACGTACATTTGGCACAACCGGCTGTACCTGTACGTGGCTGCCGCGCTCACCTTTGCCCTCTGTTTTTTGCTCAAGATCCTCCTCAAGAAG AAAAGCTTCTCAGAGGATGTTAGCCGCTTGGTCCAGGAAGCCCTCAAGAAAGACGATCACTGTGATGAACGTGCTGCAGTTCACGTGTCAGGAGTGAAAATCTTCTTTGGCTCTCAGACTGGAACAGCTCAA AGTTTTGCAAAGGAGCTGTCAGCAGATGTGAGGAGTCTGGACCTCGCGACAGAGGTCATCGACATGAAGGAGTACGATCCAGACGATCGGCTGGCTGATGAG TGCGGcagcaagtgtgtgtgcgtgttcctGGTGGCCACTTACACGGACGGGCAGCCCACCGAGAACGCAGAGTGGTTCTGCAAGTGGCTGGAGGAGGCGTCCACAGACTTCCGTTACGGGAAGACGTACTTGAAGGGTCTTCGCTACGCCGTGTTCGGCCTGGGCAACTCCCTTTATGCCACCCACTACAACACA GTAGGCAAAAATGTAGACAAGTGGCTGTGGATGCTGAGTGCCTCTCGCATCCTAACCCGCGCCGAAGGCGACTGCAACGTGGCCAAGAGCGTCCACGGCAACATCCAGGCCGACTTCCAGGCCTGGAAGCTCAAGTTCCTCAAACGCCTGCGGGTTCTCTGCCAGGGCGACGACGACAAATGTTGCGGGAAACGCAAGGAAGGCGCTTCCTGCATCAAGACGGACGTACAGGAAGTAGAAGAGGAGATGAAACCAGATCTAGATAACTATTGTGAG GAGGAGCCCATGGAGTCCAGTAGCGACGAGGACGACTCGTCAAGCTCCCCTTCCGTGTTGGACGTGGAGGATCTGGGCAGCCTGATGAGTAGTGTCAAACAG TCCCAGACTCCCTCAAGCGATGGGCGGGTAGCCAAGCGCTCCAGGAAGGTGGCGAACAAGagccaagaagaaaaagaagagcgACGGGAGATGATCACCCCCGCCCTGAGAGAAGCTCTCAGCAAACAAG GTTACAAGTTGATTGGAAGTCACTCAGGTGTGAAGCTGTGCCGTTGGACCAAA tccatGCTGCGAGGCCGAGGCGGCTGCTACAAGCATACCTTCTACGGCATCCAGTCCCACCGCTGCATGGAGACCACGCCCAGCTTGGCGTGTGCCAACAAGTGCGTCTTCTGCTGGAG GCACCACACCAACCCGGTGGGCACCGAGTGGCGCTGGAAAATGGACCCCGCTGAGAAGATCCTGCAGGAAGCACTGGACAAGCATCAGAACATGATCCGACAATTTCGAG GCGTACCCGGCGTGAAGTCGGATCGTTACGAGGAGGGTCTGACGGTGCAGCACTGCGCGCTGTCTCTGGTGGGCGAGCCCATCATGTACCCCGAAATCAATCGCTTTGTCCGCCTCCTCCACTCCCAGCGCATTTCCAGCTTCCTGGTCACCAATGCTCAGTTCCCCGAGGAAATCAG GAGCCTGGAGCCCGTCACTCAGCTGTACGTTAGCGTTGACGCCAGCACCAAAGAGAGCTTGAAGAAGATTGACAGGCCGCTCTTCAAGGACTTCTGGACGCGATTCCTGGATAGCCTGAAGGCCCTAGCTGAGAAG AGGCAGAGGACGGTGTACCGGCTGACACTGGTCAAGGCGTGGAACGTGGAGGAGATGACGGCCTACTCGGAGCTTGTCGCCTTAGGCCAGCCCGACTTTATCGAGGTCAAG GGTGTGACCTACTGCGGCGAGAGTTCGGCCAGCAGTTTGACCATGGCCAACGTCCCGTGGCACCAGGAAGTGGTCACCTTTGTGCAGCAGCTGGTCGACATGCTGACCGGCTATGAGATCGCCTGCGAACACGAACACTCCAACTGTCTGCTCATTGCCCACAACAAG TTCAAGGTGGACGGCAAGTGGCACACTTGGATCGATTACGATCGTTTCCAGGATTTGGCCAAGGCTCACCAGGAGAGCGGCGGCCTCGAGGCTTTCTCTTCGTCCGATTACGTGGCCCGGACTCCCGACTGGGCGCTCTTCGGGGCGAGCCAGCAGGGCTTCGACCCGGCCGAAACCCGTTTCCAGAGACGCAACAAAGGCAAAGATGTCTCTGGATGCTGA